The following are from one region of the Sandaracinus amylolyticus genome:
- a CDS encoding helix-turn-helix domain-containing protein: MARTRTKSRDTRAPEPHPPAPEPAIPSDEAQGGEPTELVRVVGANLRRLRTDRGLSLEGLAKLSGVSRAMLGQIELARSAPTINVVWRIADALGVPFGALLSAEGASDVEVLPASSAKILTSADGSFASRALFPHRPKRRTEFYELRLRPGCVERAGAHPPGTTENLVVSQGTLVLHHLGERHRLSAGDAIMFVADSPHEYENPGPVDAVIYLVMMYALDVG; encoded by the coding sequence ATGGCCCGCACTCGGACCAAGTCGCGCGACACCCGCGCTCCCGAGCCGCATCCCCCTGCGCCCGAGCCCGCGATCCCGAGCGACGAGGCGCAGGGCGGCGAGCCCACCGAGCTGGTGCGCGTCGTCGGCGCGAACCTCCGCCGCCTGCGCACCGATCGCGGGCTCTCGCTCGAGGGCCTCGCGAAGCTGAGCGGCGTGAGCCGCGCGATGCTCGGTCAGATCGAGCTCGCGCGCAGCGCGCCGACGATCAACGTCGTGTGGCGCATCGCCGACGCGCTCGGGGTCCCGTTCGGCGCGCTGCTCAGCGCGGAAGGGGCGTCCGACGTCGAGGTGCTGCCCGCGTCGAGCGCGAAGATCCTCACCAGCGCCGACGGCTCGTTCGCATCGCGCGCGCTCTTCCCGCACCGCCCCAAGCGCCGCACCGAGTTCTACGAGCTCCGCCTGCGGCCCGGATGCGTCGAGCGCGCCGGCGCACATCCGCCGGGCACGACCGAGAACCTGGTCGTCAGCCAGGGCACGCTCGTGCTGCATCACCTCGGAGAGCGGCATCGACTGTCGGCGGGCGACGCGATCATGTTCGTCGCCGACTCGCCCCACGAGTACGAGAACCCGGGGCCGGTCGATGCCGTCATCTACCTCGTGATGATGTACGCGCTCGACGTGGGCTGA
- a CDS encoding ATP-grasp domain-containing protein has protein sequence MTEITRNIGLSLGADICWPLCYEHLMKRLDLRIPTQTGDTIRFHVERVTIEPFDLHQPVKYDVVIDRLTHWYHTSREWIKKGVVMNDLYVFNNPWSVQSMEKHTSYAAMMHLGMPIPETWMVPPKSYEPTADLRPTLNRYAKLFDLSKIAEKLGYPLFMKPYDGGGWRGVTKIDDTAKLRQAYEESGKSVMHLQAGVNGFDRFVRCIGFGPQTKCVLYDPNAPLHDRYTMAKDFITTAEQEHLAKVTKTINAFFGWEFNSCEALRKDGVWYPIDYANPCPDSQVTSLHYHFPWLVKAYIRWSVFCAATKRPMRRTLDWDPFYRIAAGDLSYEDKLDHYAKVADARFERDQFEEFCSKHLAHLDEVAWEFFSTAEAYDAVRQKVSALFPAHEIEAFTELFWKRIQAWRADERGM, from the coding sequence ATGACGGAGATCACTCGGAACATCGGGCTCTCGCTCGGCGCCGACATCTGCTGGCCGCTCTGTTACGAGCACCTGATGAAGCGGCTCGATCTGCGCATCCCGACGCAGACCGGCGACACGATCCGCTTCCACGTGGAGCGGGTGACGATCGAGCCGTTCGATCTGCATCAGCCCGTCAAATACGACGTGGTGATCGATCGATTGACGCACTGGTATCACACGTCGCGCGAGTGGATCAAAAAGGGGGTCGTGATGAACGACCTCTACGTGTTCAACAATCCGTGGTCCGTGCAGAGCATGGAGAAGCACACGTCCTATGCGGCGATGATGCATCTCGGCATGCCGATCCCGGAGACGTGGATGGTCCCGCCGAAGTCGTACGAGCCGACCGCCGATCTCCGGCCCACGCTGAATCGCTACGCGAAGCTCTTCGATCTCTCGAAGATCGCCGAGAAGCTCGGATATCCGCTCTTCATGAAGCCCTACGACGGCGGAGGCTGGCGCGGGGTCACGAAGATCGACGACACCGCGAAGCTGCGCCAGGCCTACGAGGAGAGCGGCAAGTCCGTCATGCACCTCCAGGCGGGCGTGAACGGGTTCGATCGATTCGTGCGCTGCATCGGGTTCGGGCCGCAGACGAAGTGCGTGCTCTACGATCCGAATGCCCCGCTCCACGACCGCTACACGATGGCGAAGGACTTCATCACCACGGCGGAACAAGAGCACCTCGCGAAGGTCACGAAGACGATCAACGCGTTCTTCGGCTGGGAGTTCAACTCCTGCGAAGCGCTCCGCAAGGACGGAGTCTGGTACCCGATCGACTACGCCAATCCGTGCCCGGACTCGCAGGTGACGAGCCTGCACTACCACTTCCCGTGGCTCGTGAAGGCGTACATCCGCTGGAGCGTCTTCTGCGCGGCGACGAAGCGCCCGATGCGCCGCACGCTCGACTGGGATCCTTTCTATCGCATCGCGGCGGGCGATCTCTCGTACGAGGACAAGCTCGACCACTACGCGAAGGTCGCGGACGCGCGGTTCGAGCGCGATCAGTTCGAGGAGTTCTGCAGCAAGCACCTCGCGCACCTCGACGAGGTCGCGTGGGAGTTCTTCTCGACGGCGGAGGCGTACGACGCAGTCCGCCAGAAGGTCTCCGCGCTCTTCCCCGCGCACGAGATCGAGGCGTTCACCGAGCTCTTCTGGAAGCGCATCCAGGCCTGGCGCGCCGACGAGCGCGGGATGTGA
- a CDS encoding alpha/beta hydrolase-fold protein — MTQSQHLAIHELEASQPDRAKVDAWMAGRRFPIVEGGRVTFVFRGDAEGVTLRHWVYGLESNSALQRIQNTDLWYLVLEVPPGSRVEYKLEIHKHGHSQWIEDPLNPHRARDPFGANSVLQGVGYEVPEWTRPDPLARPGVLEPFAFHSKALGGVRHGHVYLPARFRRTRLYPLMIVHDGSDYLNYASMKTVLDNLIHRLEIPDMIVVFTDSPDRLREYANDERHAKFLTEELVPDLQKRLPLQDRPQSRCLMGASFGGVASLSTAWRYPGFYGRLLLQSGSFAFTDIGRRNRRGPLFDRVVEFVNAFRAEPTAISERVFLSCGVYESLIYENRSLVPLLDGTGMQVKLVEARDGHNWENWRDRLREGLSWLYPGPLMMIYE; from the coding sequence ATGACGCAGTCGCAGCACCTCGCGATCCACGAGCTCGAGGCGAGCCAGCCCGATCGCGCGAAGGTCGATGCGTGGATGGCGGGTCGTCGCTTCCCGATCGTCGAGGGCGGGCGCGTCACCTTCGTCTTCCGTGGCGACGCCGAGGGCGTGACGCTCCGTCACTGGGTCTACGGGCTCGAGTCCAACTCGGCGCTCCAGCGGATCCAGAACACCGACCTCTGGTATCTGGTGCTCGAGGTCCCGCCGGGATCGCGCGTCGAGTACAAGCTCGAGATCCACAAGCACGGTCACTCGCAGTGGATCGAAGATCCGCTCAATCCGCACCGCGCGCGCGACCCGTTCGGCGCGAATTCCGTGCTGCAGGGCGTGGGATACGAAGTGCCGGAGTGGACGCGCCCCGATCCGCTCGCGCGCCCCGGCGTGCTCGAGCCCTTCGCGTTCCACAGCAAGGCGCTCGGCGGCGTGCGACACGGGCACGTCTATCTTCCGGCGCGATTCCGGCGCACGCGGCTCTATCCGCTGATGATCGTGCACGACGGTAGTGACTATCTGAACTACGCGTCGATGAAGACGGTGCTCGACAACCTGATCCACCGTCTCGAGATCCCCGACATGATCGTGGTGTTCACGGACTCGCCGGATCGACTTCGCGAGTACGCGAACGACGAGCGCCACGCGAAGTTCCTCACCGAGGAGCTGGTGCCCGATCTCCAGAAGCGATTGCCACTGCAGGACCGCCCCCAGTCGCGCTGCCTCATGGGCGCGAGCTTCGGAGGTGTCGCGTCGCTCTCGACCGCGTGGCGCTATCCCGGGTTCTACGGACGATTGTTGCTCCAGTCGGGCTCGTTCGCGTTCACCGACATCGGTCGTCGCAACCGGCGCGGGCCGCTCTTCGATCGAGTGGTGGAGTTCGTCAATGCGTTCCGCGCCGAGCCGACGGCGATCAGCGAGCGCGTGTTCCTCTCGTGCGGTGTGTACGAGTCGCTGATCTACGAGAATCGCTCGCTGGTGCCGCTGCTCGACGGAACTGGCATGCAGGTGAAGCTCGTCGAGGCTCGGGACGGGCATAATTGGGAGAATTGGCGCGATCGATTGCGTGAGGGGTTGTCCTGGTTGTATCCGGGGCCTCTCATGATGATCTACGAGTGA
- a CDS encoding tetratricopeptide repeat protein codes for MSDDEFDAMLSRAGRALRDEVGGESDQAARTRAKILATQRASAQRTMFAMAAAAVLALGLGVPSVWAWSTGRLDAWLGGDEPAPVQHEVAPAPVREVAPREEVEVEPPEPEIVAPAIEPAPEPVVIERRERAPEVEEDDVDDRRMQGVDPAERRAYREAHALHFDARDPAGALGAWERYLDAYPSGRFALEARYNRALCLVRLGRDGEARDALTPFASGEHGSYRQREAAELVEALSE; via the coding sequence ATGAGCGACGACGAATTCGACGCGATGCTGTCGCGCGCCGGACGCGCGCTGCGCGACGAGGTCGGCGGAGAGTCGGACCAGGCCGCGCGGACCCGCGCGAAGATCCTCGCGACCCAGCGCGCGAGCGCGCAGCGGACGATGTTCGCGATGGCCGCGGCGGCGGTGCTCGCGCTCGGGCTCGGCGTGCCGAGCGTGTGGGCGTGGTCGACCGGTCGCCTCGATGCGTGGCTCGGCGGCGACGAGCCCGCGCCGGTGCAGCACGAGGTCGCGCCCGCGCCGGTGCGCGAGGTCGCGCCGCGCGAGGAGGTCGAGGTCGAGCCGCCGGAGCCCGAGATCGTCGCGCCCGCGATCGAGCCGGCGCCCGAGCCCGTCGTGATCGAGCGCCGCGAGCGCGCGCCCGAGGTCGAAGAAGACGACGTCGACGATCGCCGCATGCAGGGCGTCGATCCCGCGGAGCGTCGCGCCTATCGCGAGGCGCACGCGCTGCACTTCGATGCGCGTGATCCCGCGGGCGCGCTCGGGGCGTGGGAGCGCTATCTCGACGCGTATCCCTCGGGGCGCTTCGCGCTCGAGGCCCGCTACAACCGCGCGCTGTGCCTCGTGCGCCTCGGTCGCGACGGCGAAGCGCGCGACGCGCTCACGCCCTTCGCTTCGGGCGAGCACGGGAGCTATCGACAGCGCGAGGCCGCGGAGCTCGTCGAGGCGCTGAGCGAATGA
- a CDS encoding RNA polymerase sigma factor, translating into MLFSAATAITAAVLGRTAHQAPASSEQALVERLKRGDAAALGEAYDRHHEAVRAFARRLLGNEAAAEDLVHDVFVALPGLVGRFEGRSSLRTYLVSIACNHARHAKRATARRLGALERLHAEPRDSTPDLEAAEERRQLAETMRRLLDALPMEQRVAVVLCVVEERTSVEASEIMGVPEATVRTRLFHARRKMREMLEAEARAEARAIGSEVRR; encoded by the coding sequence TTGCTGTTCTCGGCAGCCACCGCCATAACCGCCGCCGTGCTCGGCCGAACCGCGCACCAGGCCCCCGCGTCGAGCGAGCAGGCGCTCGTCGAGCGCCTGAAGCGCGGCGATGCTGCTGCGCTCGGTGAGGCCTACGACCGGCACCACGAGGCAGTGCGCGCGTTCGCGCGACGCCTGCTCGGCAACGAGGCCGCGGCCGAGGATCTCGTGCACGACGTGTTCGTCGCGCTGCCCGGTCTGGTGGGTCGCTTCGAGGGTCGCTCGAGCCTGCGCACGTACCTGGTGTCGATCGCGTGCAACCACGCGCGGCACGCGAAGCGCGCGACGGCACGCAGGCTGGGCGCGCTCGAGCGCCTCCACGCCGAGCCGCGCGACAGCACGCCCGATCTCGAGGCCGCGGAAGAGCGGCGGCAGCTCGCGGAGACGATGCGCCGGTTGCTCGATGCGCTCCCGATGGAGCAGCGCGTCGCGGTGGTGCTCTGCGTGGTCGAGGAGCGCACGTCGGTCGAGGCGTCGGAGATCATGGGTGTGCCCGAGGCGACGGTGCGTACGCGTCTCTTCCACGCGCGCCGCAAGATGCGCGAGATGCTCGAGGCGGAGGCCCGTGCCGAGGCACGCGCCATTGGGAGCGAGGTGCGCCGATGA
- a CDS encoding DUF4097 family beta strand repeat-containing protein, producing MRALIRTTLVLALATGCTFNANAFTRDVQAESTEDITKLRVDLEGLGTTFDGGDLVVRGADRLGASAEVTISGLAGVGDDPDQIANDVQVDLPSGGDSVIELQLAYDGSAAENVWVDSVVIEQQIGTELDVTAGAASVDAAELDAPFVNIHTGSGSIRLRDADEVILQAGSGSIDVVAGSGRLQADSGSITMVMSGPVLADTDSGSIDGSFGGHGELSADSGSLDLELTTQLDGNVTLGTGSGSITLVIPRGAGMSLDLDAGSGSVTVRAGEVSRSGESFSGAINGGGEFTVRARAGSGSITVVEAD from the coding sequence ATGCGCGCCCTCATCCGTACGACCCTCGTCCTCGCGCTCGCCACCGGTTGCACCTTCAACGCGAACGCGTTCACGCGCGACGTGCAGGCCGAGAGCACCGAGGACATCACCAAGCTCCGCGTCGATCTCGAAGGGCTCGGCACCACGTTCGACGGAGGTGATCTCGTGGTGCGCGGCGCCGATCGTCTCGGCGCGTCGGCCGAGGTCACGATCTCGGGCCTCGCCGGCGTCGGCGACGATCCCGACCAGATCGCGAACGACGTGCAGGTCGATCTCCCGAGCGGCGGCGACTCGGTGATCGAGCTGCAGCTCGCCTACGACGGCTCGGCCGCGGAGAACGTGTGGGTCGACTCGGTCGTGATCGAGCAACAGATCGGCACCGAGCTCGACGTGACCGCGGGCGCCGCGAGCGTCGATGCCGCGGAGCTCGACGCGCCCTTCGTGAACATCCACACCGGCTCGGGCTCGATCCGCCTGCGCGACGCGGACGAGGTGATCCTGCAGGCCGGCTCGGGCTCGATCGACGTGGTCGCGGGCAGCGGTCGGCTCCAGGCGGACTCGGGCTCGATCACGATGGTGATGAGCGGCCCGGTGCTCGCCGACACCGACTCGGGCTCGATCGACGGATCGTTCGGCGGACACGGCGAGCTCTCCGCGGACTCCGGCTCGCTCGATCTCGAGCTCACCACGCAGCTCGACGGCAACGTCACCCTCGGCACCGGCTCGGGCTCGATCACGCTCGTGATCCCCCGAGGGGCGGGGATGAGCCTCGACCTCGACGCAGGGAGCGGCAGCGTGACGGTGCGTGCCGGCGAGGTGTCGCGGTCGGGCGAGAGCTTCAGCGGCGCCATCAACGGCGGCGGGGAATTCACGGTGCGCGCGCGCGCCGGCAGCGGTTCGATCACCGTGGTCGAAGCGGACTGA